One part of the Paracoccus sp. MBLB3053 genome encodes these proteins:
- a CDS encoding PQQ-dependent sugar dehydrogenase, whose amino-acid sequence MDLMGKATELVGAAMVALRRKDAPDTQAIGTTPAIPQAKEQGIMTLKMPTATGWAKGQKPVAAPGLQVNAFASDLHHPRWVEVLPNGDVLVAESMQADRKPRSVMDHAMIATMRRARAVGVSANRVSLWRDKDGDGVAEIREVFVENQNQPFGMALVGDTFYLGNTDGILAFGYDHASGKIIGEGRRLVEFKPGGHWTRSLIASADGKRLYAGVGSLSNIGDEGMEAEEGRAAIWELDLETGNARIFAGGLRNPVGLAWEPNTDALWTVVNERDGLGDETPPDYLTSVRDGGFYGWPYCYWGQTVDDRVPQDAKLVASALQPDYALGGHTASLGLCWMPEGTLPGFGDGMVIGQHGSWNRSILSGYKLIFVPFADGKPSGPPRDILSGFLSEDEKKSYGRPVGVTVGPDGKSLLMADDVGDIIWRVSGA is encoded by the coding sequence ATGGATCTGATGGGAAAAGCGACCGAACTGGTCGGGGCTGCGATGGTCGCGTTGCGCCGCAAGGATGCGCCAGATACGCAGGCGATCGGGACGACGCCGGCGATACCGCAGGCAAAAGAACAGGGCATCATGACGCTCAAGATGCCAACCGCAACCGGTTGGGCCAAGGGACAGAAGCCGGTCGCCGCGCCAGGCCTGCAAGTGAATGCCTTCGCGTCGGACCTTCACCATCCGCGCTGGGTCGAGGTCCTGCCCAACGGCGATGTGCTGGTGGCCGAATCGATGCAGGCGGACCGCAAGCCGCGTTCGGTCATGGATCACGCCATGATCGCCACCATGCGCCGTGCCCGGGCGGTCGGGGTCAGTGCAAACCGCGTCAGTCTGTGGCGCGACAAGGATGGCGACGGCGTGGCCGAGATCCGCGAGGTCTTTGTCGAGAACCAGAACCAGCCCTTCGGAATGGCGCTGGTGGGCGATACGTTCTACCTCGGGAATACCGACGGAATTCTGGCCTTCGGCTATGACCATGCAAGTGGCAAGATCATTGGCGAGGGTCGCAGGCTGGTCGAGTTCAAGCCGGGCGGTCACTGGACGCGCAGCCTGATCGCCTCGGCCGATGGCAAGCGGCTCTATGCGGGCGTGGGTTCGCTGAGCAATATCGGCGATGAGGGTATGGAGGCCGAAGAAGGCCGCGCGGCGATCTGGGAACTGGATCTGGAAACCGGCAATGCGCGGATCTTCGCGGGCGGATTGCGCAACCCCGTGGGTCTGGCCTGGGAGCCGAATACCGACGCGCTGTGGACAGTCGTGAACGAGCGCGACGGCCTGGGGGACGAAACGCCGCCCGACTACCTGACTTCGGTTCGTGATGGCGGGTTCTACGGCTGGCCCTATTGTTATTGGGGTCAGACCGTCGATGACCGCGTACCGCAAGATGCGAAGCTGGTCGCAAGCGCGCTGCAACCTGATTATGCATTGGGTGGGCACACGGCTTCGCTGGGGCTATGCTGGATGCCTGAGGGCACACTGCCCGGATTTGGCGACGGGATGGTAATCGGCCAGCACGGGTCGTGGAACCGCTCGATCCTCAGCGGATACAAACTGATCTTTGTGCCCTTTGCCGACGGCAAGCCCTCGGGGCCGCCCCGCGACATCCTGTCCGGCTTCCTGTCCGAGGATGAGAAGAAATCCTACGGCAGACCTGTCGGCGTGACCGTGGGGCCGGATGGCAAGTCGCTGCTGATGGCGGATGACGTGGGAGATATCATCTGGCGGGTCAGCGGGGCCTGA
- a CDS encoding DNA alkylation repair protein, whose amino-acid sequence MVEIPQITELRALGDETKAADLAAYHKAERPYLGVPVPVIDELARVWRAELDVEGRLELARELWTSDIHEARVAAAKLLTQARIRPDEGAWQLITSWVAEFDAWAIADHVMKAGEKRLVADPARLDEVETWLDDASPWVRRAALVGTLPWTRIRNPKAEDLARRERILGWCEKLADDHQKFVQNAIGWWLRDLSKHDPQRVATWLDAHGARLKPYARREAGRWLKDKPEPDQPS is encoded by the coding sequence ATGGTCGAGATCCCGCAAATCACCGAATTGCGCGCCCTGGGCGACGAGACCAAGGCCGCAGACTTGGCGGCCTATCACAAGGCCGAGCGCCCGTACCTTGGCGTGCCGGTTCCGGTCATCGACGAGTTGGCGCGCGTCTGGCGCGCCGAGCTGGACGTCGAAGGTAGACTGGAACTCGCACGCGAGCTTTGGACTAGCGATATCCACGAGGCGCGCGTCGCGGCGGCAAAGCTTCTGACCCAGGCTCGCATTCGGCCTGATGAGGGGGCGTGGCAGCTCATCACAAGCTGGGTGGCCGAATTCGACGCTTGGGCGATTGCGGATCATGTCATGAAGGCGGGTGAGAAGCGTCTCGTGGCCGACCCCGCGCGGCTCGACGAGGTCGAGACCTGGTTGGACGATGCCTCGCCTTGGGTGCGTCGCGCCGCGTTGGTCGGCACCCTTCCCTGGACCCGTATCCGTAATCCCAAGGCCGAGGATCTGGCGCGTCGCGAACGAATCCTCGGCTGGTGCGAGAAACTGGCGGATGACCACCAGAAATTCGTCCAGAATGCAATCGGCTGGTGGTTACGCGACCTGTCAAAGCATGACCCACAGCGCGTCGCCACCTGGCTTGATGCGCATGGTGCGCGCCTGAAGCCCTATGCCAGACGCGAGGCCGGGCGCTGGCTGAAGGACAAGCCTGAGCCCGATCAGCCTTCGTAG
- the moaA gene encoding GTP 3',8-cyclase MoaA — translation MNAQPPLIDPFARPITYLRVSVTDRCDFRCTYCMSEHMQFLPKRDLLTLEELDRLCSVFVDLGVRKLRITGGEPLVRRNIMEFFRAMSRHLGQGLDELTLTTNGSQLARFAGELADCGVRRINVSLDTLDPDRFARITRWGRMSQVLEGIAAAKAAGMRVKINTVALKGFNEDELFRLVDWCAAEEHDLTFIEVMPMGEMGEEERLDQYWPLTDLSQRLEEHLTLTPLAERTGGPARYVRVKETGQKIGFITPLTHNFCESCNRVRLTCTGELFMCLGQEDRADLRAPLRASDDNLLLSDAVREAIMRKPKGHDFDYSRRHVSGQVSRYMSHTGG, via the coding sequence ATGAACGCGCAGCCCCCCCTGATCGACCCGTTTGCCCGACCGATCACTTATCTTCGGGTGTCGGTCACGGACCGCTGCGATTTCCGCTGCACTTATTGCATGTCCGAGCATATGCAGTTCCTGCCCAAGCGCGATCTGCTCACGCTCGAAGAACTGGACCGACTTTGCTCGGTCTTCGTGGATCTCGGCGTGCGCAAGCTGCGCATCACCGGCGGCGAGCCGCTGGTGCGGCGGAACATCATGGAGTTTTTTCGGGCCATGTCGCGTCATCTGGGGCAGGGGCTCGACGAATTGACCCTGACCACGAATGGCAGCCAGCTTGCGCGCTTCGCGGGAGAATTGGCTGATTGCGGTGTGCGGCGGATCAATGTGTCTCTCGACACGCTGGATCCGGATCGCTTCGCCCGTATCACCCGCTGGGGGCGGATGTCGCAGGTCCTGGAAGGAATCGCGGCCGCTAAGGCAGCCGGGATGCGGGTCAAGATCAACACCGTCGCACTAAAGGGTTTCAACGAAGACGAGCTTTTCAGGCTGGTCGACTGGTGCGCTGCCGAGGAACACGACCTGACCTTCATCGAGGTCATGCCGATGGGTGAGATGGGCGAGGAGGAGCGGCTGGACCAGTACTGGCCGCTGACCGACCTGAGCCAGAGGCTGGAAGAGCACCTTACCTTGACGCCCCTTGCCGAACGCACGGGCGGCCCGGCGCGCTATGTACGGGTCAAGGAGACAGGGCAGAAGATCGGCTTCATCACGCCGCTCACGCATAATTTCTGCGAAAGCTGCAACCGGGTCCGATTGACCTGCACGGGCGAGCTGTTCATGTGCCTTGGGCAGGAGGATCGTGCCGACCTGCGCGCGCCACTGCGTGCCAGCGACGACAATCTCCTGCTGAGCGATGCGGTGCGCGAAGCGATCATGCGCAAGCCCAAGGGCCATGATTTCGACTATTCACGCCGCCATGTCTCGGGTCAGGTCAGCCGCTACATGAGCCATACGGGCGGCTAG
- the uvrA gene encoding excinuclease ABC subunit UvrA, with protein sequence MEQKFIEVRGAREHNLKGVDMDIPRDKLVVITGLSGSGKSSLAFDTIYAEGQRRYVESLSAYARQFLDMMGKPDVDHISGLSPAISIEQKTTSKNPRSTVGTVTEIYDYLRLLFARAGTPYSPATGLPIEAQQVQDMVDRVMEMPEGTRAYLLAPIVRDRKGEYKKEFLELRKQGFQRVKVNGEFYELDEPPTLDKKFRHNIDVVVDRIVVREGMETRLADSFRTALDLADGIALLETAPAEGEPERITFSENFACPVSGFTIPEIEPRLFSFNAPFGACPVCDGLGVELFFDERLIVPDQALSVAQGALAPWAKSKSAYLTQTVNALAKHYGFDKKTPWKDLPQDVQQMFLQGSGKEEIPFRFDDAGRIYEVSRQFEGIIPNMERRLRESDSAWVREEFEKYQNNRPCGACAGYRLKPEALAVKIAGAHVGNVTELSIREALAWITDAPKHLSKQKNEIAHAILKEIRERLGFLVNVGLDYLTLSRAAGTLSGGESQRIRLASQIGSGLTGVLYVLDEPSIGLHQRDNDRLLDTLKGLRDQGNSVIVVEHDEDAIRHADYVFDMGPGAGVHGGQVVSRGTPAEIASDPSSLTGQYLSGSREISIPAERREGKGKAVKVIGATGNNLKNVTAEFPLGKFVCVTGVSGGGKSTLTIETLFKTASLRLNGARQTPAPCETIKGLELLDKVIDIDQRPIGRTPRSNPATYTGAFTPIRDWFAGLPEAKARGYKPGRFSFNVKGGRCEACQGDGVIKIEMHFLPDVYVTCETCKGKRYNRETLEVQFKGKSIADVLDMTVEDAQEFFRAVPSIREKMDALVEVGLGYIKVGQQATTLSGGEAQRVKLSKELSRRATGKTLYILDEPTTGLHFEDVRKLLEVLHSLVDQGNTVVVIEHNLDVIKTADWIIDIGPEGGDGGGRIVATGTPEEVAEIPESHTGRYLGPMLEAARSRAAE encoded by the coding sequence ATGGAACAGAAGTTCATCGAGGTTCGCGGCGCGCGCGAACACAATCTGAAGGGCGTGGATATGGACATCCCGCGCGACAAGCTGGTGGTCATCACCGGCCTGTCCGGCTCGGGCAAGTCCAGCCTCGCCTTCGACACGATCTATGCCGAGGGGCAGCGGCGCTATGTCGAAAGCCTGTCGGCCTATGCGCGCCAGTTCCTCGACATGATGGGCAAGCCGGATGTGGACCATATCAGCGGTCTTTCCCCGGCGATCTCCATCGAGCAGAAGACCACCTCGAAAAACCCGCGCTCGACCGTCGGCACGGTGACCGAGATCTATGACTACCTGCGCCTGCTTTTCGCCCGCGCCGGCACGCCCTACAGCCCGGCGACAGGCTTGCCGATCGAGGCGCAGCAAGTCCAGGACATGGTCGATCGGGTGATGGAGATGCCCGAGGGCACGCGCGCCTATCTGCTTGCGCCGATCGTCCGCGACCGCAAGGGCGAGTACAAGAAAGAGTTCCTTGAGCTTCGGAAACAGGGCTTCCAGCGCGTCAAGGTGAATGGCGAGTTCTATGAATTGGACGAGCCGCCGACCCTCGACAAGAAATTCCGCCACAATATCGACGTCGTCGTCGACCGCATCGTGGTCCGCGAAGGGATGGAGACCCGGCTTGCCGACAGTTTCCGCACCGCGCTGGACCTTGCCGACGGCATCGCGCTTCTGGAAACCGCGCCCGCCGAGGGCGAGCCCGAGCGCATCACCTTTTCCGAGAATTTCGCCTGCCCGGTCTCGGGCTTCACCATCCCCGAGATCGAGCCGCGGCTGTTTTCCTTCAATGCGCCCTTCGGCGCTTGCCCTGTTTGCGACGGGCTCGGGGTCGAGCTGTTCTTCGACGAACGGCTGATCGTACCGGATCAGGCGCTTTCGGTCGCGCAGGGTGCGTTGGCGCCTTGGGCAAAGTCGAAATCCGCCTATCTGACCCAGACCGTGAATGCGCTGGCCAAGCATTACGGCTTCGACAAGAAGACCCCGTGGAAGGACCTGCCGCAGGACGTGCAGCAGATGTTCCTGCAGGGTTCGGGCAAAGAGGAAATCCCATTCCGCTTCGACGATGCGGGTCGCATCTACGAGGTCTCGCGCCAGTTCGAGGGCATTATCCCGAACATGGAGCGCCGCCTGCGCGAGAGCGACAGCGCCTGGGTGCGCGAGGAATTCGAGAAATACCAGAACAACCGGCCCTGCGGCGCCTGCGCGGGATATCGGCTCAAGCCCGAGGCGCTGGCCGTGAAGATCGCGGGCGCACATGTCGGCAATGTCACCGAGCTTTCGATCCGCGAGGCGCTGGCCTGGATCACCGACGCGCCGAAGCATCTGAGCAAGCAAAAAAACGAGATCGCCCATGCCATCCTCAAGGAAATCCGCGAGCGGCTGGGATTCCTGGTGAATGTCGGGCTCGATTACCTGACCCTGTCGCGTGCGGCGGGGACTTTGTCGGGCGGCGAAAGCCAGCGCATCCGGCTGGCAAGCCAGATCGGCTCGGGGCTGACCGGGGTGCTTTACGTGCTCGACGAGCCTTCGATCGGCTTGCACCAGCGCGACAATGACCGGCTTCTCGACACGCTGAAAGGTCTGCGCGACCAGGGCAACTCGGTCATCGTCGTCGAGCATGACGAGGACGCGATTCGCCATGCCGACTATGTCTTCGACATGGGGCCGGGCGCGGGTGTGCATGGCGGGCAGGTAGTTTCACGTGGCACGCCGGCCGAAATCGCCTCGGACCCTTCGAGCCTGACCGGGCAGTACCTGTCCGGCTCGCGAGAGATCTCGATCCCGGCTGAACGTCGTGAAGGCAAAGGCAAGGCGGTCAAGGTGATCGGCGCGACCGGCAACAACCTCAAGAACGTCACCGCCGAATTCCCGCTGGGCAAGTTCGTCTGCGTCACCGGCGTCTCGGGCGGCGGCAAGTCGACCCTGACCATCGAGACCCTGTTCAAGACCGCCTCGCTGCGGCTGAACGGCGCGCGCCAGACGCCCGCGCCCTGCGAGACGATCAAAGGGTTGGAACTGCTCGACAAGGTCATCGACATCGACCAACGCCCCATCGGGCGCACGCCGCGTTCGAACCCCGCGACCTATACCGGTGCCTTCACCCCGATCCGCGACTGGTTCGCGGGACTGCCCGAGGCCAAGGCGCGGGGCTACAAGCCCGGCCGCTTCAGCTTCAACGTGAAGGGCGGCCGCTGCGAGGCCTGCCAGGGCGACGGTGTCATCAAGATCGAGATGCATTTCCTGCCCGACGTCTACGTCACCTGCGAGACCTGCAAGGGCAAGCGCTACAACCGCGAGACGCTGGAGGTCCAGTTCAAGGGCAAATCCATCGCCGACGTGCTCGACATGACGGTCGAGGATGCGCAGGAATTCTTCCGCGCCGTGCCCTCGATCCGGGAAAAGATGGATGCGCTGGTCGAGGTGGGGCTGGGCTATATCAAGGTCGGTCAGCAGGCGACGACGCTGTCGGGCGGCGAGGCGCAGCGGGTCAAGCTATCCAAGGAATTGTCGCGCCGCGCCACCGGCAAGACGCTGTATATCCTCGACGAACCGACCACGGGCTTGCATTTCGAGGATGTGCGCAAGCTGCTGGAAGTGCTGCACAGCCTGGTCGATCAGGGCAATACGGTCGTGGTGATCGAGCACAACCTCGATGTCATCAAGACCGCTGACTGGATCATCGACATCGGCCCCGAAGGCGGCGATGGTGGCGGCCGGATTGTCGCGACAGGCACGCCAGAGGAAGTTGCCGAGATCCCCGAAAGCCATACCGGCCGCTATCTTGGACCGATGCTGGAAGCCGCGCGAAGCCGGGCTGCCGAGTGA
- a CDS encoding DUF4260 domain-containing protein: protein MIPARNWQRLEGGGLALGGVMVAGFASPGWPWWAWVLALLAPDLAMLGYAVGRRAGAATYNLAHLYAMPFLLMVLGVASGSTAVISAGGLWLAHIGVDRALGYGLKLSSGFHDTHLGPIGRNSSD from the coding sequence GTGATACCCGCCCGAAACTGGCAGCGGTTGGAAGGTGGCGGGCTCGCGCTTGGGGGCGTGATGGTCGCGGGATTTGCATCTCCGGGATGGCCATGGTGGGCGTGGGTTCTTGCGTTGCTCGCGCCGGATCTTGCGATGCTGGGCTATGCCGTGGGAAGGCGGGCAGGCGCCGCGACCTATAACCTCGCGCATCTTTACGCGATGCCTTTCCTGCTGATGGTGCTGGGTGTGGCGTCCGGCTCGACTGCGGTCATTTCGGCGGGTGGGCTTTGGCTCGCACATATCGGCGTCGATCGCGCGCTTGGCTACGGATTGAAGCTGTCGTCCGGTTTCCATGACACCCATCTGGGACCGATCGGTCGGAATTCGTCAGACTGA
- a CDS encoding NADH-quinone oxidoreductase subunit A translates to MEYLLQEYLPILVFLGMASALAIVLILAAAIVAIRNPDPEKVSAYECGFNAFDDARMKFDVRFYLVSILFIIFDLEVAFLFPWAVSFAGLTDVAFWSMMVFLGVLTVGFAYEWKKGALEWA, encoded by the coding sequence GTGGAATACCTGCTGCAAGAATATCTGCCGATCCTGGTTTTTCTGGGAATGGCCTCAGCGCTGGCGATCGTGCTGATTCTCGCCGCCGCCATCGTTGCCATCCGCAATCCGGACCCGGAAAAGGTCAGCGCATATGAATGCGGCTTCAACGCTTTCGACGACGCGCGGATGAAGTTCGACGTCCGGTTCTACCTGGTTTCGATCCTGTTCATCATCTTCGATCTCGAAGTCGCCTTCCTCTTCCCCTGGGCCGTGAGCTTTGCGGGCCTGACCGATGTGGCCTTCTGGTCGATGATGGTTTTCCTGGGCGTCCTGACGGTTGGCTTTGCCTATGAATGGAAGAAAGGGGCGCTGGAATGGGCGTGA
- a CDS encoding NuoB/complex I 20 kDa subunit family protein — MGVMTGANTAGADREFATAELNRELQDKGFLLTTTEDIINWARNGSLHWMTFGLACCAVEMMQTSMPRYDLERFGTAPRASPRQSDLMIVAGTLTNKMAPALRKVYDQMPEPRYVISMGSCANGGGYYHYSYSVVRGCDRIVPVDIYVPGCPPTAEALLYGILQLQRRIRRTGTLVR, encoded by the coding sequence ATGGGCGTGATGACCGGTGCCAACACGGCCGGTGCGGATCGTGAATTCGCTACCGCCGAATTGAATCGCGAACTGCAGGACAAGGGTTTCCTGCTGACCACGACCGAGGACATCATCAACTGGGCGCGCAATGGCTCGCTGCACTGGATGACCTTCGGTCTGGCCTGCTGCGCGGTCGAGATGATGCAGACCTCGATGCCGCGCTATGACCTCGAGCGGTTCGGCACCGCGCCGCGCGCGTCCCCGCGTCAGTCGGACCTGATGATCGTCGCGGGCACGCTGACGAACAAGATGGCCCCGGCTTTGCGCAAGGTCTATGACCAGATGCCCGAGCCGCGCTATGTCATCTCGATGGGCAGTTGCGCCAATGGCGGCGGCTACTACCACTATTCCTATTCCGTGGTGCGTGGCTGTGACCGCATCGTGCCCGTGGACATCTATGTTCCGGGCTGCCCCCCGACTGCCGAGGCGCTGCTATACGGCATCCTGCAACTCCAGCGCCGCATCCGGCGCACCGGCACTCTGGTGAGGTAA
- a CDS encoding NADH-quinone oxidoreductase subunit C, which yields MVDTVALAELAEHVSLRRANDVVSTEIAFDELTVTVTASGLVGLIEFLRNDANCRFSTLIDITAVDNPSRPARFDVVYHLLSMYQNHRIRVKVQVREDEVVPSLIGVFPGANWYEREIFDMFGILFSGHPDLRRILTDYGFRGYPLRKDFPTTGYVEVRWNDVEKRVVYEPVNLVQEYRQFDFLSPWEGAKYVLPGDEKAPEAKK from the coding sequence ATGGTCGATACCGTAGCCCTGGCCGAACTGGCCGAGCATGTTTCACTGCGTCGCGCGAATGACGTCGTTTCGACCGAGATCGCCTTCGATGAACTGACCGTCACGGTCACGGCCTCGGGCCTGGTCGGGCTGATCGAGTTCCTGCGAAATGACGCGAACTGCCGCTTCTCGACGCTGATCGACATCACGGCCGTCGATAACCCGTCGCGCCCGGCGCGCTTCGACGTGGTTTATCATCTGCTGTCGATGTACCAGAACCACCGCATCCGTGTGAAGGTTCAGGTCCGCGAGGACGAGGTTGTCCCATCGCTGATCGGGGTTTTCCCGGGCGCGAACTGGTATGAACGCGAGATCTTCGACATGTTCGGGATACTGTTCTCGGGTCATCCGGATCTGCGCCGTATCCTGACGGATTACGGGTTCCGGGGCTACCCGCTGCGCAAGGACTTCCCCACCACGGGCTATGTCGAAGTGCGCTGGAATGATGTTGAGAAACGCGTGGTCTATGAGCCCGTGAACCTCGTTCAGGAATATCGCCAGTTCGACTTCCTGTCCCCGTGGGAAGGCGCGAAATATGTGCTTCCGGGCGACGAGAAGGCGCCTGAGGCGAAAAAGTGA
- a CDS encoding NADH-quinone oxidoreductase subunit D — protein MDGDIRKNSYDDGSMDALTGEQSIRNFNINFGPQHPAAHGVLRMVLELDGEIVERADPHIGLLHRGTEKLMESRTYLQNLPYLDRLDYVAPMNQEHAWCLAIERLTGTVVPRRASLIRVLYSEIGRILNHLMGLTTGALDVGALTPPLWGFEAREELMVFYERACGARLHAAYFRPGGVHQDLPPDLLDDIEEWCERFPRLCDDLNTLLTENRIFKQRLVDIGIVTEEDCLNWGYTGVMVRGSGLAWDLRRSQPYECYDEFEFQIPVGKNGDCYDRYLIRMQEMRESCKIMKQAIQKLRAEPAGDVLARGKLTPPRRGEMKRDMESLIHHFKLYTEGFKVPAGEVYAAVEAPKGEFGVYLVADGTNKPWRAKLRAPGFAHLQSIDWMSKGHMLADVPAIIATLDIVFGEVDR, from the coding sequence ATGGACGGCGACATCCGCAAGAACAGCTATGACGACGGATCGATGGACGCCCTGACCGGCGAACAGAGCATCCGTAACTTCAACATCAACTTCGGCCCGCAGCACCCCGCCGCGCACGGCGTGCTGCGCATGGTTCTGGAACTGGACGGCGAGATCGTCGAACGTGCCGACCCGCATATCGGCCTGCTGCATCGCGGCACCGAGAAGCTGATGGAAAGCCGCACCTATCTGCAGAACCTGCCTTACCTCGACCGCCTCGACTATGTGGCGCCGATGAACCAGGAACATGCCTGGTGCCTGGCGATCGAGCGTCTGACCGGAACGGTCGTGCCCCGTCGCGCCAGCCTCATCCGGGTGCTTTATTCGGAAATCGGGCGCATCCTGAACCACCTGATGGGGCTGACGACCGGCGCGCTTGACGTCGGCGCGTTGACCCCGCCGCTTTGGGGCTTCGAGGCCCGCGAAGAGCTGATGGTGTTCTATGAACGCGCCTGCGGCGCCCGTCTCCACGCGGCCTATTTCCGTCCCGGCGGGGTTCACCAGGATCTGCCGCCAGACCTTCTCGATGATATCGAAGAATGGTGCGAGCGCTTCCCGCGTCTGTGTGATGACCTGAACACGCTCTTGACCGAGAACCGGATTTTCAAGCAACGCCTGGTCGATATCGGCATCGTGACCGAGGAAGACTGCCTGAACTGGGGTTATACGGGCGTCATGGTGCGCGGCTCGGGCCTGGCATGGGACCTGCGTCGCAGCCAGCCCTATGAGTGCTACGACGAGTTCGAGTTCCAGATCCCGGTCGGCAAGAATGGCGATTGCTACGATCGTTATCTGATCCGCATGCAGGAAATGCGCGAATCCTGCAAGATCATGAAGCAGGCGATCCAGAAGCTGCGGGCCGAGCCGGCCGGCGACGTTCTGGCGCGCGGCAAGCTGACGCCGCCGAGGCGCGGCGAAATGAAGCGCGACATGGAAAGCCTGATCCATCATTTCAAGCTTTACACCGAGGGCTTCAAGGTCCCGGCGGGTGAGGTCTACGCCGCCGTCGAGGCGCCCAAGGGTGAATTCGGCGTCTACCTGGTTGCCGATGGCACGAACAAGCCGTGGCGCGCCAAGCTGCGGGCTCCGGGCTTTGCCCATCTCCAGTCGATCGACTGGATGTCCAAGGGCCACATGCTGGCCGACGTTCCGGCGATCATCGCCACTCTTGATATCGTTTTCGGAGAGGTTGACCGCTGA
- the nuoE gene encoding NADH-quinone oxidoreductase subunit NuoE: protein MLRRLSPVQPDSFEFSPKNLEWAQAQITKYPEGRQQSAIIPVLWRAQEQEGWLSRPAIEYCADLLGMPYIRALEVATFYFMFQLQPVGTVAHIQICGTTTCMVCGAEDLIRVCKEKIAAQPHALSADGRFSWEEVECLGACTNAPMAQIGKDFYEDLTVEKLSALIDSFAAGEVPVPGPQNGRFSAEPLGGATTLTAESGEAHNGSVAIAVKLGDTVKRIDGTEVPITTPWLGKVTETEKGDING from the coding sequence ATGCTGCGCCGTCTTTCCCCTGTTCAGCCGGACTCGTTCGAGTTCAGCCCCAAGAACCTTGAATGGGCTCAGGCCCAGATCACCAAATACCCGGAAGGTCGCCAGCAATCGGCGATCATCCCCGTTCTATGGCGCGCCCAGGAACAGGAAGGCTGGCTGTCGCGGCCGGCGATCGAATATTGCGCCGATCTGCTGGGCATGCCCTATATCCGCGCGCTGGAAGTGGCGACCTTCTACTTCATGTTCCAGCTGCAACCGGTCGGGACCGTCGCGCATATCCAGATCTGCGGAACCACGACCTGCATGGTTTGCGGCGCGGAAGACCTGATCCGGGTCTGCAAGGAAAAGATCGCGGCCCAGCCCCATGCCCTGTCGGCCGATGGCCGTTTCAGCTGGGAAGAGGTCGAATGCCTCGGCGCCTGCACCAACGCCCCCATGGCCCAGATCGGCAAGGACTTCTACGAAGACCTGACCGTCGAGAAGCTGTCGGCGCTGATCGACAGCTTCGCGGCGGGCGAGGTTCCGGTTCCCGGCCCGCAGAACGGTCGCTTCTCGGCCGAGCCGCTGGGCGGAGCGACCACGCTGACCGCCGAATCCGGAGAGGCGCATAACGGCAGCGTCGCCATTGCGGTCAAGCTGGGCGACACAGTGAAGCGTATCGACGGCACCGAGGTGCCGATCACGACGCCTTGGCTCGGCAAAGTGACCGAGACGGAAAAGGGTGATATCAACGGCTAA
- a CDS encoding DUF5337 domain-containing protein, with protein sequence MPRPAKDSSSRAAAPVAASADPGQMRLVAVVIAVTMLGWLGLQWLGGQMGWPAKYAFLADLVAMGALIWSLLVTWRIWRRRNAPSQGQG encoded by the coding sequence ATGCCTCGCCCGGCAAAGGATAGCTCGTCGCGCGCGGCAGCCCCTGTCGCGGCGTCGGCCGATCCGGGCCAGATGCGGCTGGTGGCGGTGGTGATCGCCGTCACGATGCTGGGTTGGCTTGGGCTGCAATGGTTGGGGGGTCAGATGGGCTGGCCCGCGAAATACGCCTTCCTCGCCGATCTTGTGGCGATGGGGGCCTTGATCTGGTCGCTTCTGGTGACCTGGCGGATCTGGCGGCGGCGCAATGCGCCCTCGCAGGGACAAGGATGA